A genomic window from Megalobrama amblycephala isolate DHTTF-2021 linkage group LG2, ASM1881202v1, whole genome shotgun sequence includes:
- the thap12a gene encoding THAP domain containing 12a yields MPNFCAALNCSRNSTHSVLAFFRFPRDPERCKKWVENCSRSDLKDKTPDHLNKYHRLCARHFEPNLITKTSPFRTVLKDTAVPTIFDNPSFKRSNNETENKDAPEAKKSKSDSQSEEPKDNSETTTKEISASKNGDGVDSSPQIIDEETLNKEYLKSLFDVVVMMGTQNIPLHGHSDKEPRSKSFTPSNFQALLEYRINAGDEFLRKKFEGSPVNLEYCSSTQLQQMLEVMEKCIREELLADVKEGRFFSLVVDNLVEIGKESHLPLFIRFVDKTNCLREEFVGFLLFEGDVEAITERLVAEVTEKCGLDMQYCRGQAYLCSGVSAMKVKAVVARIAELHPLAVLTPCSNCSLNICLANTMTFTGVHLVMSTLKKLDAFFSKSPLLQNQLESAISIYYQGNEEKANALKEACNSKWTEQHDTFEVAVDLLESLLLCMDSVHDNEDHKWNDEVAHNAFIISEALADFEFVMTLVVLKNALSFTRAFGKNLQGQTNEVFFASNSLTAVLHSLNEVYDNIEVYHEFWFEEAVNLAAALEIPVKVPRLYFRKRPTSGEEIQPETYYKEQVTIPVVSHVIKELTDLFSENHLKALKSLSLVPAIMGQLKFNTTEETSVDIYKDDLLNPDTFPAELHCWKIKWKHGTKDVVLPSTIYETLQLSDVKFFPNVCALLKVLYNLPVFALTNEKCSTAKQRLTAYLEDTPVHHRNKSMTLFYINSAIKHDLDNMVETYLKMYPDSDPSEKRD; encoded by the exons ATGCCTAATTTTTGCGCGGCGCTGAACTGCTCCAGGAACAGCACTCACTCGGTGCTGGCGTTCTTCAGGTTTCCACGGGATCCAGAGAG ATGTAAGAAGTGGGTGGAAAACTGCAGTCGCTCAGACCTGAAGGACAAAACGCCTGACCATCTGAACAAATACCACAGACTCTGTGCTAGGCACTTTGAACCTAACTTGATAACCAAAACC AGCCCTTTCAGGACTGTACTAAAGGATACTGCGGTACCAACCATATTTGACAATCCTTCCTTCAAACGATCAAATAATGAG ACAGAAAATAAGGATGCCCCTGAAGCGAAGAAGAGTAAAT CGGACTCTCAAAGTGAGGAACCTAAAGATAATAGTGAGACAACAACCAAAGAGATCAGTGCAAGCAAAAATGGTGATGGGGTTGACAGCAGCCCCCAGATCATTGATGAGGAAACACTCAATAAAGAGTATCTGAAGTCTCTGTTTGATGTTGTCGTGATGATGGGCACACAGAATATCCCTCTGCATGGGCACTCTGACAAAGAACCCAGAAGCAAAAGCTTCACTCCCAGCAACTTCCAGGCACTGTTGGAGTACCGAATCAATGCAGGCGACGAATTCCTCAGAAAGAAGTTCGAGGGGTCGCCTGTAAACCTCGAGTACTGCTCCTCTACTCAATTGCAGCAGATGCTGGAAGTGATGGAAAAGTGCATTCGTGAAGAGCTTTTGGCTGATGTTAAAGAAGGACGCTTCTTCTCTTTGGTTGTAGACAACCTGGTTGAGATAGGCAAAGAGAGCCATCTCCCGTTGTTCATCCGTTTCGTGGACAAGACCAACTGCCTCCGGGAGGAATTTGTCGGGTTCCTGCTCTTTGAAGGTGATGTGGAGGCGATCACCGAGAGGCTTGTTGCTGAAGTGACTGAGAAATGTGGCCTGGACATGCAGTATTGCAGAGGACAGGCATATTTGTGTTCTGGTGTGTCCGCTATGAAGGTTAAAGCGGTGGTGGCCAGAATAGCTGAGCTGCACCCACTAGCCGTTCTCACCCCTTGCTCCAATTGCTCCTTGAACATCTGCCTGGCAAACACAATGACGTTCACAGGAGTGCATCTCGTCATGTCTACCCTGAAAAAGCTGGATGCATTTTTCAGTAAATCGCCCTTGTTGCAAAATCAGTTGGAAAGTGCTATTTCAATCTACTACCAGGGAAATGAAGAGAAAGCCAATGCCCTCAAGGAGGCATGTAATTCGAAATGGACTGAGCAGCACGATACATTCGAAGTAGCTGTTGACCTCCTGGAGTCTCTCCTGCTTTGCATGGATAGCGTCCATGACAACGAAGATCACAAATGGAACGATGAAGTGGCACACAACGCCTTCATCATATCCGAGGCATTGGCTGATTTTGAATTTGTCATGACGTTAGTGGTGCTGAAAAACGCCCTTTCCTTCACCAGAGCATTTGGTAAGAATCTGCAAGGGCAAACGAATGAGGTCTTCTTCGCATCTAACAGTCTAACTGCTGTTCTGCATTCGCTGAATGAAGTTTACGATAATATTGAGGTCTACCATGAATTCTGGTTCGAGGAAGCCGTCAATCTGGCTGCAGCCCTTGAAATCCCGGTCAAAGTACCCAGGCTGTACTTCAGAAAACGACCAACGTCTGGTGAGGAAATCCAACCTGAGACCTACTATAAAGAGCAAGTCACCATTCCTGTGGTCAGCCATGTGATTAAGGAGCTCACTGACCTTTTTTCTGAAAATCATCTGAAGGCCTTGAAGTCCTTGTCACTTGTCCCTGCCATCATGGGACAGTTGAAGTTCAACACCACAGAGGAGACCAGTGTAGACATTTATAAAGATGACCTGCTGAACCCAGACACCTTTCCTGCTGAGTTGCACTGCTGGAAGATCAAATGGAAGCATGGAACTAAAGATGTTGTATTGCCATCGACCATCTACGAGACACTTCAGCTGTCTGATGTGAAGTTCTTCCCCAACGTGTGTGCTCTCCTGAAAGTCCTGTACAATCTGCCGGTCTTTGCTCTGACGAATGAGAAATGCAGCACTGCGAAACAACGACTGACAGCATACCTGGAAGacacacctgtgcaccacagaAACAAGAGTATGACCCTGTTCTATATTAACTCTGCCATTAAGCATGATTTGGACAACATGGTGGAGACATACTTGAAAATGTATCCAGATAGTGATCCATCGGAGAAACGTGATTGA